In a single window of the Rhodamnia argentea isolate NSW1041297 chromosome 2, ASM2092103v1, whole genome shotgun sequence genome:
- the LOC115739632 gene encoding cyclin-D4-1-like has translation MAPSFDRAVSSLLCVEDSTSVFGDYDGDGAVEEDFEATWDHRSHRGHHQDRCFEGRDELLPMQSEECFAVLLEKERQHLPGFDYLHRLRNGDLDLGARAEAVDWMGKVHAHFSFGPLSAYLSVNYLDRFLSAYELPKGKAWMTQLLAVACLSLAAKMEETEVPLSLDLQVGESKFVFEARTIQRMELLVLSTLGWRMQAVTPFSYLDHFLRKINGGNVPLRTLISRSVQLILSITKGVDFVEFRPSEVAAAVAITVARENQLMDIEEATSVLTQHVRKERVLKCIELISDMALSVGLPKSGTSVSSVPQSPIGVLDAACLSYKSDETALRLGANSSHNSPDPKRRRT, from the exons ATGGCACCGAGCTTTGACCGCGCAGTTTCAAGCCTTCTCTGTGTTGAAGACAGCACAAGTGTCTTCGGCGATTACGACGGTGATGGGGCTGTGGAGGAGGACTTTGAGGCCACGTGGGACCATCGGAGCCATCGAGGGCATCATCAAGACCGTTGCTTTGAGGGTAGAGACGAGCTGTTGCCGATGCAGAGCGAGGAGTGTTTCGCTGTGTTGCTGGAGAAAGAGCGCCAGCATTTGCCTGGATTTGATTACTTGCACAGATTGAGAAATGGGGATTTGGACTTGGGAGCTAGAGCTGAGGCTGTTGATTGGATGGGCAAG GTTCATGCCCATTTCAGCTTTGGACCACTGTCGGCCTATTTATCAGTGAACTACTTGGATAGGTTCCTCTCGGCCTATGAGTTGCCT AAAGGTAAAGCTTGGATGACGCAGTTGTTGGCTGTGGCATGCTTATCTCTAGCTGCCAAAATGGAGGAAACTGAAGTGCCTCTTTCTCTAGATTTGCAG GTTGGTGAATCAAAGTTTGTGTTTGAAGCTAGAACAATTCAGAGAATGGAACTCCTAGTGTTGAGTACGTTGGGCTGGAGAATGCAAGCCGTGACCCCTTTCTCCTATTTAGATCATTTCCTTCGCAAGATCAATGGTGGAAACGTGCCTCTCCGAACATTGATTTCACGATCGGTCCAACTCATATTGAGTATCACGAAAG GGGTTGATTTCGTAGAGTTCAGGCCTTCTGAAGTCGCAGCAGCAGTTGCGATAACCGTTGCAAGAGAGAACCAATTAATGGACATTGAGGAGGCAACTTCTGTTCTCACTCAGCATGTGAGAAAG GAGAGGGTCCTGAAGTGCATTGAGCTAATTTCCGACATGGCATTGAGTGTTGGGCTCCCTAAAAGTGGCACTTCAGTTTCCTCTGTGCCTCAGAGTCCAATTGGGGTACTGGATGCTGCTTGCTTGAGCTACAAAAGCGACGAAACAGCACTCAGGTTGGGCGCAAATTCCTCGCACAATAGCCCAGACCCTAAAAGGAGGCGGACGTAG